In the genome of Pseudomonas sp. LBUM920, one region contains:
- a CDS encoding AraC family transcriptional regulator: MRERTIASHYARAALGGARRAGYDCSGLLLQVGITPELLTEPRARIAPEQFTRLLQMLWLALDDEYLGFAEGPSKRGTFAMMCHALIHCRTLEKALERGLLFYSLFPQGPRWQLTREGDMARLSLDDSQLWDPDHFLSECLLVIWHRLGSWLIGQRIRLQQATFSYPMPAHAGEYDLLFPCPQVFGAPHSSLVFPSRYLSLPLLQDERTLKHFLERSPADLLSRPDEGDSLSSQLRRLLSRDRTPWPDLEAVAQHLHISPQTLRRHLREEGTSFQALKDELRRDIAIYHLGRADLSLQEIAEQLGFSEPSAFHRAFKKWTGLTPGAYRAQES; this comes from the coding sequence ATGCGTGAACGTACCATCGCCAGCCACTACGCCCGAGCCGCCCTCGGTGGTGCGCGCCGGGCGGGCTACGACTGCTCGGGCCTGCTGCTGCAGGTGGGCATCACCCCAGAGCTGTTGACCGAACCCCGCGCCCGCATCGCCCCCGAGCAATTTACCCGGCTGTTGCAGATGTTGTGGCTGGCGCTGGACGACGAATACCTGGGGTTCGCCGAAGGTCCGAGCAAGCGCGGCACCTTCGCCATGATGTGCCACGCGCTGATTCACTGCCGCACCCTGGAGAAGGCTCTGGAACGCGGCTTATTATTTTATAGCCTATTCCCACAGGGTCCGCGCTGGCAGCTGACGAGAGAAGGCGACATGGCCCGGCTGAGCCTGGACGATTCGCAGTTGTGGGACCCGGATCACTTCCTCAGTGAATGCCTGCTGGTGATCTGGCATCGCCTGGGCAGTTGGTTGATCGGCCAGCGTATCCGCCTGCAACAGGCAACGTTCAGTTACCCGATGCCGGCCCATGCCGGCGAATACGACCTGCTCTTTCCCTGCCCTCAAGTATTCGGCGCGCCACACAGCAGCCTGGTGTTTCCCAGCCGCTACCTGAGCTTGCCGCTGCTGCAGGACGAACGCACCCTCAAGCATTTTCTTGAGCGCTCCCCCGCCGACCTGCTGTCGCGGCCGGATGAAGGCGACAGCCTGAGCAGCCAGCTGCGCCGCTTGTTGAGCCGTGACCGCACGCCCTGGCCGGACCTGGAAGCGGTCGCGCAGCACTTGCACATCAGTCCTCAAACCCTGCGCAGGCATTTACGTGAGGAAGGCACCAGCTTTCAGGCGCTCAAGGATGAATTGCGCCGGGACATTGCCATCTATCACTTGGGACGGGCGGATTTGTCTTTGCAGGAGATTGCCGAGCAGCTGGGGTTTTCTGAGCCGTCGGCGTTTCATCGGGCGTTCAAGAAGTGGACGGGCTTGACGCCTGGGGCGTATCGGGCGCAGGAGAGTTAG
- a CDS encoding ATP-binding protein, producing the protein MIRSLRVRLMLAATTLAVLFMLGLLPAMQGAFSLALQDSIEQRLASDVTTLISAARVENNRLLMPAQLPDERFNLTDSRLLGYIYDREGHLVWRSRATQEENINYKPRYDGRGNEFARIREANGQEFFVYDVEVKLLGGKSAAFSIVALQPVREYQLTLEGLRENLYLGFGAALLVLLTLLWLGLTWGLQALRRLSQELDQIEGGTRESLSEEHPRELLRLTGSLNRLLHSEREQRARYRDSLDDLAHSLKTPLAVLQGVSEDMAQRPEDRGQAWVLQSQIERMSQQIGYQLQRASLRKSGLVRHQVRLEPVLQSLCDTLDKVYRDKRVTVTFELPAECDVPIEKGALLEMLGNLLENAYRLCLSEVRISLTESLEGTELCIEDDGPGVPPDQRARILQRGERLDRQHPGQGIGLAVVKDIIESYSARLTLGDSPLGGAAFKIHFPAL; encoded by the coding sequence TTGATACGCTCGTTACGTGTGCGCTTGATGCTGGCGGCCACCACCCTGGCCGTGTTGTTTATGCTGGGCTTATTGCCCGCCATGCAAGGGGCGTTCAGCCTGGCGCTGCAGGATTCCATCGAGCAGCGCCTGGCGTCGGACGTCACCACTCTGATTTCCGCTGCGCGCGTCGAAAACAACCGCCTGCTGATGCCGGCGCAGTTGCCGGACGAGCGTTTCAACCTCACCGATAGCCGTCTGCTTGGCTATATCTACGACCGTGAAGGCCATCTGGTATGGCGCTCGCGCGCTACCCAGGAAGAAAACATCAACTACAAGCCGCGCTACGACGGGCGCGGTAACGAGTTCGCGCGCATTCGCGAAGCCAATGGTCAGGAATTTTTCGTGTATGACGTCGAGGTCAAGCTGCTGGGCGGCAAGAGCGCGGCGTTCAGTATCGTGGCCCTGCAGCCGGTGCGCGAATACCAGCTGACCCTTGAAGGCCTGCGGGAAAACCTTTATTTGGGGTTCGGCGCGGCCTTGCTGGTGTTGCTGACGTTGCTGTGGCTGGGCCTGACGTGGGGCCTGCAGGCGCTGCGGCGCCTGAGCCAGGAACTTGACCAGATCGAAGGCGGCACCCGCGAAAGCCTTTCCGAGGAGCATCCCCGTGAATTGCTGCGTCTGACGGGCTCTCTCAACCGGTTGCTGCACAGCGAGCGTGAACAACGGGCGCGCTACCGCGATTCCCTCGACGACTTGGCCCATAGCCTGAAAACGCCGCTGGCCGTGTTGCAGGGTGTGAGTGAGGACATGGCCCAGCGCCCGGAAGATCGCGGCCAGGCCTGGGTATTGCAATCGCAGATCGAACGGATGAGCCAGCAGATCGGCTACCAGCTGCAGCGTGCCAGCCTGCGTAAAAGCGGCCTGGTGCGCCACCAGGTGCGCCTTGAGCCGGTATTGCAAAGCCTGTGCGACACGCTGGACAAGGTCTATCGCGATAAACGCGTGACGGTGACCTTTGAGTTGCCGGCCGAATGCGATGTGCCGATCGAGAAGGGCGCGTTGCTCGAAATGCTCGGCAACTTGCTGGAAAACGCCTATCGCCTGTGCCTGAGCGAAGTGCGCATCAGCCTGACAGAAAGCCTCGAAGGCACCGAGCTGTGCATTGAAGATGACGGGCCTGGCGTGCCACCTGATCAGCGTGCGCGGATCCTGCAAAGGGGCGAGCGGCTGGACCGCCAGCATCCGGGGCAGGGCATCGGTCTGGCGGTGGTCAAGGACATTATCGAAAGCTACAGCGCGCGGCTGACCTTGGGCGACTCACCATTGGGCGGCGCGGCGTTCAAGATTCACTTTCCGGCCTTGTGA
- a CDS encoding response regulator — protein sequence MKLLVVEDEALLRHHLFTRLTDSGHVVEAVANAEEALYQTGQFNHDLAIIDLGLPGMGGLDLIRQLRSQAKTFPILILTARGNWQDKVEGLAAGADDYVVKPFQFEELEARMNALLRRSSGFTQSTIVAGPLLLDLNRKQASLDEQPLALTAYEYRILEYLMRHHQQVVAKDRLMEQLYPDDDERDPNVIEVLVGRLRRKLEGPAGFKPIDTVRGLGYLFNERCR from the coding sequence ATGAAATTGCTGGTCGTGGAAGATGAGGCGCTGTTGCGTCATCACCTGTTCACCCGCCTGACCGACAGCGGGCACGTGGTCGAGGCCGTGGCCAATGCCGAGGAAGCCCTGTACCAGACCGGGCAATTCAACCATGACCTGGCCATCATCGACCTGGGCCTGCCTGGCATGGGCGGCCTGGACCTGATCCGCCAACTGCGCAGCCAGGCCAAGACCTTCCCGATCCTGATCCTCACCGCCCGCGGCAACTGGCAGGACAAGGTCGAAGGCTTGGCGGCCGGCGCTGACGACTATGTGGTCAAGCCATTCCAGTTCGAAGAGCTGGAGGCGCGGATGAACGCCTTGCTGCGCCGCTCCAGCGGGTTCACCCAGTCGACCATTGTTGCCGGGCCCTTGCTGCTGGACCTCAATCGCAAGCAAGCGTCCCTGGATGAGCAGCCGCTGGCGCTGACCGCCTATGAGTATCGGATTCTGGAATACTTGATGCGCCACCATCAGCAAGTCGTCGCCAAGGACCGCTTGATGGAGCAGCTTTATCCCGATGACGACGAGCGCGATCCGAACGTGATCGAAGTGCTGGTCGGCCGCCTGCGCCGCAAGCTGGAAGGGCCGGCGGGGTTCAAGCCGATCGACACCGTGCGGGGCCTGGGTTACCTGTTTAATGAGCGCTGCCGTTGA
- a CDS encoding 4'-phosphopantetheinyl transferase, whose protein sequence is MTPLPACCTPLDAHWPLPAPLPGTVFLSTRFDPALLAAGDFQRCAVPPPASIQRSVAKRQAEFLAGRLCARAALQQLDHLDCVPPIGEDRAPVWPEHISGSITHSTGHAAAIVGHKAQWRGLGMDLENVLALDRAERLAGEILTAEEMQRMASVPREQVALLVTLTFSAKESLFKALYPIVQKRFYFEHAEVVEWSAAGHVRLRLLTDLSAEWCHGTELEGQFGVDGEQLLSLVAIRA, encoded by the coding sequence ATGACGCCTCTACCCGCTTGCTGCACCCCACTTGATGCCCATTGGCCGCTGCCCGCTCCGTTGCCGGGCACGGTGTTTCTGAGCACCCGTTTCGATCCGGCCTTATTAGCTGCCGGTGATTTCCAGCGTTGCGCGGTGCCGCCTCCGGCCAGCATCCAGCGCTCGGTGGCCAAGCGCCAGGCGGAGTTTCTCGCCGGCCGCCTGTGCGCCCGCGCGGCACTGCAACAACTCGATCACCTCGATTGCGTGCCGCCCATCGGCGAAGACCGTGCGCCGGTGTGGCCTGAACACATCAGCGGCTCAATCACCCACAGCACCGGGCACGCTGCGGCGATTGTCGGGCACAAGGCGCAATGGCGTGGGCTGGGGATGGATCTGGAGAATGTGCTGGCCCTGGACCGGGCCGAACGCCTGGCCGGGGAGATTCTGACGGCTGAAGAAATGCAGCGCATGGCAAGCGTGCCGCGCGAGCAGGTTGCCTTGTTGGTGACGCTGACGTTTTCGGCCAAGGAAAGCCTGTTCAAGGCGCTCTACCCGATCGTGCAGAAGCGCTTTTACTTCGAACATGCCGAGGTGGTGGAGTGGTCAGCAGCCGGGCATGTGCGGTTGCGGTTGCTAACCGACCTGTCGGCTGAGTGGTGCCACGGCACAGAGCTGGAGGGGCAGTTTGGGGTGGACGGGGAGCAGTTGTTGAGCCTGGTGGCCATCCGGGCCTGA
- a CDS encoding ATP-binding protein has translation MNSIFLRIYGGMCAALILVALLGVLALHLLNEVRSGQYRERLAHGTFALMGDNLQPMSAIERQRALAVWERLLGIPLELRTLTDAQLDLSQRNRLQRGQVLVEQTGPHAARVLRLVSEQEQLVLTGEVQQISEQLARATIYLLADELVRFPVAEQPQKLADIKQAKGFGFDMHLMTLDQADMDDDQRRRVSEGDTVMALGKGGDSIRVFAGMVGTPWVLEIGPLYQMNPYPPQWLILIALISLTLIGLIVYLLVRQLERRLKGLEAAATRIAKGNLEVRVPARGADSVGRLAAAFNGMAEHLQQLLAIQRELVRAVSHELRTPVARLRFGLEMIGGAASPEARRKYMDGMDSDIQDLDGLVDEMLTYARLEQGAPELNFQRVDLSALLDQVIGELSPLRPQVNVARGICLSSAHWDDAWVDAEPRYLHRAVQNLVSNAMRHAQGEVLISYQVGQVRCRIDVEDDGPGVPESAWERIFTPFLRLDDSRTRASGGHGLGLSIVRRIIYWHGGRALISKSNNLGGACFSLSWPRDQEKA, from the coding sequence GTGAACTCGATCTTCCTGCGCATCTATGGCGGCATGTGCGCGGCGCTGATCCTGGTCGCGCTGCTGGGCGTGCTGGCCCTGCACCTGCTCAATGAAGTGCGCAGCGGTCAATACCGTGAACGCCTGGCCCACGGCACCTTCGCGTTGATGGGCGACAACCTGCAGCCCATGAGCGCCATCGAACGCCAGCGCGCCCTGGCGGTGTGGGAGCGTTTGCTGGGCATTCCCCTGGAGTTGCGCACACTCACCGACGCGCAACTGGACCTGAGCCAACGCAACCGCCTGCAACGCGGCCAGGTGCTGGTCGAGCAGACCGGGCCGCATGCCGCGCGGGTGCTGCGCCTGGTCAGCGAGCAGGAACAGCTGGTACTCACCGGCGAAGTGCAACAGATCAGCGAGCAACTGGCCCGCGCGACGATTTACCTGTTGGCGGACGAACTGGTGCGCTTCCCGGTCGCCGAGCAACCGCAAAAGCTGGCCGACATCAAGCAAGCCAAAGGTTTTGGTTTTGACATGCACCTGATGACCCTGGATCAAGCGGACATGGACGACGATCAGCGTCGCCGGGTGTCGGAAGGCGATACGGTGATGGCCTTGGGCAAGGGCGGCGATTCGATCCGCGTGTTTGCCGGCATGGTCGGGACGCCATGGGTACTGGAAATCGGCCCGCTGTACCAAATGAACCCTTACCCGCCGCAGTGGCTGATCCTGATCGCCTTGATCAGCCTGACCCTGATCGGCTTGATCGTGTATTTATTGGTGCGCCAGCTCGAGCGGCGGCTCAAGGGGCTGGAAGCGGCGGCTACACGTATCGCTAAAGGCAATCTGGAGGTCCGCGTGCCGGCACGCGGCGCGGACTCGGTGGGGCGGCTGGCGGCGGCCTTTAATGGCATGGCCGAGCACTTGCAGCAGTTACTGGCGATTCAGCGTGAGCTGGTGCGGGCGGTGTCCCACGAATTGCGCACTCCGGTGGCACGCCTGCGCTTTGGCCTGGAGATGATCGGCGGCGCCGCCAGCCCCGAGGCGCGGCGCAAATACATGGATGGCATGGACAGCGACATTCAAGACCTGGATGGCCTGGTTGACGAAATGCTCACCTACGCGCGCCTGGAGCAGGGCGCGCCGGAGCTGAATTTCCAGCGCGTCGACCTCAGTGCGTTGCTCGATCAGGTGATCGGCGAATTGTCGCCACTGCGCCCTCAGGTTAACGTGGCCCGCGGTATTTGCTTGTCGTCGGCGCATTGGGACGATGCCTGGGTCGATGCCGAACCGCGCTACCTGCACCGCGCCGTGCAAAACCTGGTGAGCAATGCGATGCGCCACGCCCAGGGCGAGGTGTTGATCAGCTACCAGGTCGGCCAGGTGCGGTGCCGCATCGATGTGGAAGACGACGGCCCCGGTGTGCCGGAAAGCGCCTGGGAGCGCATTTTCACGCCGTTTCTGCGCCTGGACGACAGCCGCACCCGCGCCTCGGGCGGGCACGGCCTGGGGTTGTCGATTGTGCGGCGGATCATCTATTGGCACGGCGGGCGGGCGTTGATCAGCAAGAGCAACAACCTGGGCGGGGCGTGTTTCAGTTTGAGCTGGCCACGGGATCAGGAGAAGGCTTGA
- a CDS encoding response regulator, whose translation MEQEAWQILIVEDDERLAELTRDYLESNGLRVAVESDGALAAARIIAEQPDLVILDLMLPGEDGLSICRSVRERYDGVILMLTARTDDMDQVQGLDMGADDYVCKPVRPRLLLARIQALLRRSEPALPIAVENQRRLQFGPLVVDNALREAWLHEGGIELTSAEFDLLWLLVANAGRILSREEIFIALRGIGYDGQDRSIDVRISRIRPKIGDDPIHPRLIKTIRSKGYLFVPEAAADMPL comes from the coding sequence ATGGAGCAAGAAGCCTGGCAGATATTGATCGTCGAGGACGACGAGCGATTAGCCGAGTTGACCCGTGATTATTTGGAGAGCAACGGCCTGCGGGTGGCGGTGGAAAGCGACGGCGCCCTGGCGGCGGCACGCATCATTGCCGAACAGCCCGACCTGGTGATCCTCGACCTGATGCTGCCCGGCGAAGATGGCCTGAGCATCTGCCGCAGCGTGCGCGAGCGCTATGACGGTGTGATCCTGATGCTCACTGCACGCACCGATGACATGGACCAGGTGCAGGGCCTGGACATGGGCGCCGATGATTACGTGTGCAAACCCGTGCGCCCGCGACTGTTGCTGGCGCGTATCCAGGCCCTGCTGCGGCGCAGTGAGCCGGCCTTGCCGATTGCCGTGGAAAACCAGCGTCGCCTGCAATTTGGCCCCTTGGTGGTGGACAATGCCCTGCGCGAAGCCTGGCTGCACGAAGGCGGTATCGAATTGACCAGTGCCGAATTCGACCTGTTATGGCTACTGGTGGCGAATGCCGGGCGCATCCTGTCGCGCGAAGAAATCTTCATCGCCTTGCGCGGCATCGGCTATGACGGCCAGGACCGCTCCATCGATGTGCGCATCTCACGCATTCGCCCCAAAATCGGCGACGACCCGATCCACCCGCGCCTGATCAAGACCATCCGCAGCAAAGGCTACCTGTTCGTCCCCGAAGCCGCTGCCGATATGCCGCTGTGA
- a CDS encoding ribonucleoside-diphosphate reductase subunit alpha: MQTDTTRENPQGSVPQAADSNMDLSATAPGQLRVIKRNGTVVPYTDDKITVAITKAFLAVEGGTAAASSRIHDTVARLTEQVTATFKRRMPSGGTIHIEEIQDQVELALMRAGEQKVARDYVIYRDSRAKERAVRTPAEEAAVQAHPSIRITLADGTFAPLDLGRLNTIITEACEGLEEVDGDLIQRETLKNLYDGVALTDVNTALVMTARTLVEREPNYSFVTARLLMDTLRAEGLGFLKVADSATHHEMADLYAKALPAYIAKGIEFELLNPILATFDLEKLGKAINHERDQQFTYLGLQTLYDRYFIHKDGIRFELPQVFFMRVAMGLAIEEKHKEDRAIEFYNLLSSFDYMSSTPTLFNAGTLRPQLSSCYLTTVPDDLSGIYHAIHDNAMLSKFAGGLGNDWTPVRALGSYIKGTNGKSQGVVPFLKVVNDTAVAVNQGGKRKGAVCAYLETWHMDIEEFIELRKNTGDDRRRTHDMNTANWIPDLFMKRVFDDGPWTLFSPSEVPDLHDLTGKAFEERYEYYEALSQYPGKIKLFKTIQAKDLWRKMLSMLFETGHPWLTFKDPCNLRSPQQHVGVVHSSNLCTEITLNTNKDEIAVCNLGSINLPNHIVNGKLDTAKLERTVNTAVRMLDNVIDINYYSVPQAQNSNFKHRPVGLGIMGFQDALYLQHIPYGSDAAVEFADKSMEAVSYYAIQASCDLADERGAYETFQGSLWSKGILPLDSQQILIEQRGQKYIDVDLNESLDWAPVRARVQKGIRNSNIMAIAPTATIANITGVSQSIEPTYQNLYVKSNLSGEFTVINPYLVRDLKARGLWDSVMINDLKYYDGSVQQIERIPQELKELYATAFEVDTKWIVDAASRRQKWIDQAQSLNLYIAGASGKKLDVTYRMAWYRGLKTTYYLRALAATSTEKSTINTGKLNAVSSGGNHGDDSVLAAPAGPAPVPKACAIDEPDCEACQ; the protein is encoded by the coding sequence ATGCAAACCGACACAACTCGCGAGAACCCGCAGGGCTCCGTGCCGCAGGCCGCTGATTCGAATATGGATCTGTCCGCCACTGCACCTGGCCAACTGCGAGTGATCAAGCGTAACGGCACTGTCGTTCCTTACACCGATGACAAAATCACCGTCGCCATCACCAAAGCGTTTCTTGCAGTTGAAGGCGGCACCGCTGCTGCCTCGTCGCGCATCCATGACACCGTTGCCCGCCTGACCGAACAAGTCACCGCAACCTTCAAGCGTCGCATGCCCTCGGGCGGCACCATCCACATCGAAGAAATCCAGGACCAGGTCGAACTGGCCCTGATGCGCGCCGGCGAGCAGAAAGTTGCCCGCGACTACGTGATCTACCGTGACTCGCGCGCCAAGGAACGCGCGGTACGCACCCCGGCTGAAGAAGCTGCCGTGCAAGCTCACCCCTCGATCCGCATCACCCTGGCTGACGGCACATTTGCACCGCTGGACCTGGGCCGCCTGAACACCATCATCACCGAGGCCTGCGAAGGCCTGGAAGAAGTCGACGGTGACCTGATCCAGCGCGAGACCCTGAAGAACCTGTACGACGGCGTGGCCCTGACCGACGTCAACACCGCCCTGGTGATGACCGCCCGTACCCTGGTTGAACGTGAGCCGAACTACTCGTTCGTGACCGCGCGCCTGCTGATGGACACCCTGCGTGCCGAAGGCCTGGGCTTCCTGAAAGTCGCCGACAGCGCCACCCACCACGAGATGGCTGACCTGTACGCCAAGGCCCTGCCTGCCTACATCGCCAAGGGTATCGAATTCGAATTGCTGAACCCGATCCTGGCCACCTTCGACCTGGAAAAACTCGGCAAGGCGATCAACCACGAGCGCGATCAGCAGTTCACCTACCTGGGCCTGCAGACCCTGTACGACCGTTACTTCATCCACAAGGACGGTATCCGTTTCGAACTGCCGCAAGTGTTCTTCATGCGCGTGGCCATGGGCCTGGCGATCGAAGAGAAGCACAAAGAAGACCGCGCCATCGAGTTCTACAACCTGTTGTCGTCCTTCGACTACATGTCGTCGACCCCAACCCTGTTCAACGCCGGCACCCTGCGTCCACAGCTGTCGAGCTGCTACCTGACCACCGTGCCGGATGACCTGTCGGGCATCTACCACGCGATCCACGACAACGCCATGTTGTCCAAATTCGCCGGCGGCCTGGGCAACGACTGGACCCCTGTGCGTGCACTGGGTTCGTACATCAAGGGCACCAACGGCAAGTCCCAGGGCGTTGTACCGTTCCTGAAAGTGGTGAACGACACCGCTGTAGCCGTGAACCAGGGTGGCAAGCGCAAAGGCGCTGTGTGTGCCTACCTGGAAACCTGGCACATGGACATTGAAGAGTTCATCGAGCTGCGCAAGAACACCGGTGATGACCGTCGTCGTACCCACGACATGAACACCGCCAACTGGATCCCTGACCTGTTCATGAAGCGTGTCTTCGATGACGGCCCGTGGACCCTGTTCTCGCCATCCGAAGTGCCAGACCTGCACGACCTGACCGGCAAGGCCTTCGAAGAGCGTTACGAGTACTACGAAGCCTTGTCCCAGTACCCAGGCAAGATCAAGCTGTTCAAGACCATCCAGGCCAAAGACCTGTGGCGCAAAATGCTGTCCATGCTGTTTGAAACCGGCCACCCATGGCTGACCTTCAAAGACCCGTGCAACCTGCGCAGCCCGCAGCAGCACGTGGGCGTGGTCCACAGCTCGAACCTGTGCACCGAGATCACCTTGAACACCAACAAGGATGAGATCGCCGTTTGCAACCTGGGCTCGATCAACCTGCCGAACCACATCGTCAACGGCAAGCTGGACACCGCCAAGCTGGAACGCACCGTGAACACCGCCGTTCGCATGCTCGATAACGTTATCGACATCAACTACTACTCGGTACCACAGGCTCAGAACTCCAACTTCAAGCACCGTCCGGTCGGCCTGGGCATCATGGGCTTCCAGGACGCGCTGTACCTGCAGCACATTCCTTACGGTTCGGACGCTGCGGTCGAGTTCGCCGACAAGTCGATGGAAGCGGTCAGCTACTACGCGATCCAGGCTTCCTGCGACCTGGCCGACGAGCGCGGTGCCTACGAGACGTTCCAGGGTTCGCTGTGGTCCAAAGGCATCCTGCCGCTGGATTCGCAACAGATCCTGATCGAGCAGCGTGGCCAGAAGTACATCGACGTTGACCTGAACGAATCCCTGGACTGGGCGCCGGTACGTGCCCGTGTGCAGAAAGGCATTCGTAACTCCAACATCATGGCCATCGCACCGACCGCCACCATCGCCAACATCACTGGCGTGTCGCAGTCGATCGAACCGACCTACCAGAACCTCTATGTGAAATCGAACCTGTCGGGCGAATTCACCGTGATCAACCCGTACCTGGTTCGCGACCTGAAAGCTCGCGGCCTGTGGGACTCGGTCATGATCAACGACCTGAAGTACTACGACGGTTCCGTGCAGCAGATCGAGCGCATCCCGCAAGAACTCAAAGAGCTCTACGCAACTGCGTTCGAAGTGGACACCAAGTGGATCGTTGACGCGGCCAGCCGTCGTCAGAAGTGGATCGACCAGGCGCAGTCGCTGAACCTGTACATCGCCGGCGCTTCGGGCAAGAAGCTGGACGTGACCTACCGCATGGCCTGGTACCGTGGTCTGAAAACCACTTACTACCTCCGTGCCCTGGCCGCGACCAGCACCGAGAAGTCGACCATCAACACCGGTAAGCTGAACGCTGTTTCCAGCGGCGGCAACCACGGTGATGATTCGGTTCTTGCGGCACCAGCCGGTCCAGCGCCAGTGCCTAAGGCCTGCGCGATTGATGAGCCGGATTGCGAAGCTTGCCAATAA
- the flgE gene encoding flagellar hook protein FlgE codes for MSFNIGLSGLYAANKQLDVTGNNIANVATTGFKSSRAEFSDIYAASKLGTGQNSVGSGVNLAAVSQQFTQGDVNNTGGLLDMAIQGGGFFVQKGSDGSLEYTRSGAFRSDKDGYVTNNTGTSRLQGYAADADGNIIKGALTDLQLNLSNLPPKASTKVDSTSNLNSSSPVIDQTTKPFDPTDSTTFSTQYNTTLYDTQGNAHPMVQYLVKTDSNTWKSYTLIDGRNPDGSAPTGTGSTPPVASTLSFDGSGKLTGIVTGTTSSTTLQLTGWVPGTVTNGVWTKNGANANPGGIAINMSNITQYNSATYRNPPVTDGYATGQITGLNIDGNGVLFATFSNQQSKAIGQLSLASFNNEQGLQPAGGTTWKETYASGQPGYDTPQAGTLGSIVSKSLENSNVNLTNELVDLIKAQSNYQANAKTISTQSTIMQTIIQMT; via the coding sequence ATGTCTTTTAACATCGGCCTTAGCGGCCTCTATGCGGCCAACAAACAGCTGGACGTGACCGGCAACAACATCGCCAACGTCGCGACCACGGGCTTCAAATCGTCCCGTGCCGAGTTCTCGGACATCTACGCCGCGTCCAAGCTGGGCACCGGCCAGAACAGTGTCGGCAGTGGTGTGAACCTGGCGGCCGTTTCCCAGCAGTTCACCCAGGGCGACGTCAACAATACCGGCGGTCTGCTGGACATGGCGATCCAGGGCGGCGGCTTCTTCGTTCAGAAGGGCAGTGACGGCTCGCTGGAATACACCCGCAGCGGTGCCTTCCGTTCGGATAAAGACGGCTACGTCACCAACAACACCGGCACCTCGCGCCTGCAAGGCTACGCGGCGGACGCCGACGGCAATATCATCAAGGGTGCGCTGACCGACCTGCAATTGAACCTGTCGAACCTGCCGCCCAAGGCTTCCACCAAAGTCGACTCCACCAGCAACCTGAACTCCTCGTCGCCGGTGATTGATCAGACGACCAAGCCGTTTGATCCAACTGACTCCACCACGTTCAGCACTCAATACAACACCACCTTGTATGACACCCAGGGCAACGCCCACCCAATGGTGCAATACCTGGTGAAAACGGATTCCAACACCTGGAAATCCTACACCCTGATCGATGGCCGTAACCCTGACGGTTCGGCGCCTACCGGCACAGGCTCGACGCCGCCGGTCGCCTCGACGTTGAGCTTCGACGGTTCCGGCAAGCTCACCGGGATTGTTACGGGCACCACTTCCAGCACCACCTTGCAGCTGACCGGCTGGGTGCCGGGCACAGTGACCAACGGCGTGTGGACCAAAAACGGTGCGAACGCCAACCCTGGCGGGATTGCCATCAACATGAGCAACATCACCCAGTACAACTCGGCCACCTACCGTAACCCACCGGTCACCGATGGCTACGCTACCGGCCAGATCACCGGTCTGAACATTGACGGTAACGGCGTGTTGTTCGCGACCTTCAGCAACCAGCAGAGCAAGGCCATCGGCCAGCTTTCCCTGGCCAGCTTCAACAACGAACAAGGCCTGCAGCCGGCGGGCGGCACCACTTGGAAAGAAACCTATGCGTCGGGTCAGCCGGGTTACGACACCCCGCAAGCCGGCACCCTGGGTTCGATCGTGTCCAAATCCCTGGAGAACTCCAACGTCAACCTGACCAACGAGCTGGTGGACCTGATCAAGGCCCAGAGCAACTATCAGGCGAACGCCAAGACCATCTCCACTCAGAGCACCATCATGCAGACCATCATTCAGATGACCTGA